CGCTCCAGGTAACGGAAAACCGGCCGCGCGAGTCCAAAAGTCCGCACCGCGACGATCGCGACCATCAGCGTCAACACGGGTGGATGCAGCGCGGCCGTGGAAATCAGCCGTCCGGAGGTCGCCATCAGCGCGATTCCAGCGCCGGACGCGACAGCACCGGCGAGCACGGCCAGCAAGAGCCGGCCGGCTCGTGGCCGCAGTGCCGCGACCAGCCACCGTACGCCGCTGGCCTGAGTGTCCACAGTGGACACCGCGGCGACCTCGCTCGCGGTCGCCGGCGCGGCCGGCTTTTCCTTCGGCAGAGGCGATACGATCGTCGGCTCGGCCAGTCGCACCACGCTGTCACAGATGGCCAGCGGCGCCGGCCGGTGCGACACGATCAGGACCGTACGTCCGGCCAACGCCGCCTTCAGGTTGGCCACGACACGTCGCTCGGTCGCAGCGTCGAGTCCTTCGGTCGGCTCGTCGAGCACGACAATCGGCCGGTCGGCGACAAAAGCGCGGGCCAGCGCGACCCGACGCAGCTGGCCGGTCGACAGCCGCGCGCCGAGCTCGCCGGCGTCGGTCGACGGATCCAGGTCCACGCATGCCAGGCGCAACGCCGCGGCGACAGCTTCGTCGGTCGCCGCTGGAGCGCCGAGCCGTACGTTGTCGGCGATCGTGCCGGTGACCAGTCGTGGCCGTTGCGGCAACCAGGCGATCTGTTGCCGCCAGCGGTCAGGATCCAGCGACGCCAACGATTCCTCGCCTACGCGCACCATGCCGTCATCCGGCCGCAGCCATCCCAGCAGCAGGTCGACCACGGTCGACTTGCCGGCACCGCTGGGTCCGGTCAGGCCGATCACCCGACCGGCCGGCAGGGTCAGCGACAGCCGGTCCAGCACCGGTTTTCCGCGAGCGTTCACCGAAACCCGCTCGAACCGGATCGACCGGTTCGGCTCGGCGTCGGCGTCACCGGCCGGCCGCTTCGCCTCCAGGATCGTGAAAATCTCGTCGGCGGCGGCCAAGCCTTCGGCGCTGGCGTGAAACTGCGCACCGACCGCTCGCAGCGGCAGATAGACCTCCGGCGCGAGGATCAACACGAGCAATGCCGTGCGCAGGTCCAGCTGTCCTTGCACCAGCCGCAAGCCGACCGTCACCGCAACCAGCGCCACCGACAGCGTGGCGATGAGTTCCAGCACCAGCGCGGAAAGAAAGGCGATCCGCAGCGTACGCATGGTCGCGGAGCGATAACGATCCGACGCGAGCCGGATCACCTCCGCCTGCCGGCCGGCGCGGCCGTACGCGGCCAACACCGGCAGTCCGGCCAGCACGTCGATGAAATGGTGCGCCAGCCGAGCCAGGCCGCGCCACTGCCGGCGCGCCTGTGCCTGGGTCCGCAGGCCCACCAGAATCATGAAAACCGGCACCAGCGGCACGGTCACCACGACGATCAGCGCCGCCGCCGGATCGGTGAGCAGAATCCAGCCGGTCATCATCGCCGGCACCACCGCCGCGACGAAAAGTTGCGGCAGATACTGCGAAACGTAGGGATCGAGCGCGTCGACACCACGTGTCGCGAGCGTCGCCAACTCGCCCGAGTGCTGGCTCGCCGACCACCGCGGACCGAGCTGGCAAATCCTGGACAGCAGCTGGATGCGCAAGTGAGACCGGATGGCCGCCGACGCGCGATGTGCGGCAAAATCCGCCATCCAGCCCAGCAGCGCGCGGCCGCCGATCACAACGGCGAGCGCGACCAGCAACGGCCAGAGCTGCGCGAGGCCGGCTCCCGCGACGAATCCGCGACTGATCAGCGCCGACAGCAGGCCGGCCTGGCCGATGATCAGCGCACCGGTCGCGATCCCGACGACGGCCGCCACGACGACGAACGTACGCGCCGGCCGTACGCCGCGGACCAGCCGTGGATCCAGCGGTTTCAATGCGCCACACCGGTGGGGATCGAGCCGCGACCCAGCCGCCGCCGGAAGACCCAGTACGTCCACGCCTGATAGGCGAGCACGATCGGAGTGAAGACCACGGCGACCCAGGTCATGATCGTCAGGGTGTACGGCGTGGACGCGGCATTCGTTGTCGTGAGGCTGAAAGCTGGGTTGGTCGTCGACGGCAACACGTCGGGATACAGCGCGGC
The nucleotide sequence above comes from Fodinicola acaciae. Encoded proteins:
- the cydD gene encoding thiol reductant ABC exporter subunit CydD, encoding MKPLDPRLVRGVRPARTFVVVAAVVGIATGALIIGQAGLLSALISRGFVAGAGLAQLWPLLVALAVVIGGRALLGWMADFAAHRASAAIRSHLRIQLLSRICQLGPRWSASQHSGELATLATRGVDALDPYVSQYLPQLFVAAVVPAMMTGWILLTDPAAALIVVVTVPLVPVFMILVGLRTQAQARRQWRGLARLAHHFIDVLAGLPVLAAYGRAGRQAEVIRLASDRYRSATMRTLRIAFLSALVLELIATLSVALVAVTVGLRLVQGQLDLRTALLVLILAPEVYLPLRAVGAQFHASAEGLAAADEIFTILEAKRPAGDADAEPNRSIRFERVSVNARGKPVLDRLSLTLPAGRVIGLTGPSGAGKSTVVDLLLGWLRPDDGMVRVGEESLASLDPDRWRQQIAWLPQRPRLVTGTIADNVRLGAPAATDEAVAAALRLACVDLDPSTDAGELGARLSTGQLRRVALARAFVADRPIVVLDEPTEGLDAATERRVVANLKAALAGRTVLIVSHRPAPLAICDSVVRLAEPTIVSPLPKEKPAAPATASEVAAVSTVDTQASGVRWLVAALRPRAGRLLLAVLAGAVASGAGIALMATSGRLISTAALHPPVLTLMVAIVAVRTFGLARPVFRYLERLASHDVALRLLGDLRVRIWRQLLRIGPGGLRLCRGDLLSRVVSDVDSQQDAVVRAVVPLTSAVVTGLGAAACLSPLSPLAGVVMLLFVVVAVFLVPSIAVFLGSQADRRLASARGALSAATVELVQAGADITAYGAHSDTLDRVRRLDATFTRLLGRAASVRGIGALLSILTTGAAVIASAVVGITALRGGHLNGVDLAVLVLTPLAAAEMFAGLPAAAQHLAAALPAARRLAELVARPSAAAEPSTPALLPAADTMSAQHLALRWPRQSADAVRDLSLQVRPGQVTALAGPSGSGKSTVVAALMRFLDPAAGAVHLGDTDTRRLAGNDVRSRIAWCGPDSHLFDNTVRANLLLARPDATDDELRTALASVRLLDWVDSLPSGLDTPVGDGGAAISGGQRQRLGLARVFLADRDIMLLDEPVAHLDPATADAVMDDIFANAAGKSVLLVTHRQRDLAAADTVASLH